From Capra hircus breed San Clemente chromosome 1, ASM170441v1, whole genome shotgun sequence:
tattcatgtctgactctttgcaaccccatgaattgcgcagcatgccaggcttccctgtccatcatcaactcctagagcttgctcaaacacatgtacattgtgtcggtgatgccatccaactatcttatcctctgtcatccccttttcctccctccttcaatctttcccaccatcagggtcttttctaatgagtcagccctttacatcaggtgaccaaaatattggagcttcagcatcagcatcagttcttcctatgaatagtcaggactgatttcctttaggattgacaggttggatctccttacagtccaagggactctcaagagtcttccccaacaccacagttcaaaagcatcaattcttcagtgctcagctttctttatagtccagctctcacatccatacatgactacaggaaaaaccatagctttgactagacggacctttgttggcaaagtaatgtctctgctttttaatatgctgtctaggtttgtcatagcttttcttccaaggagcaagcttctttcagtttcatggctgcagtcactatgtgcagtgattttggagcccaagaaaatagtcagccaccatttccactgtttccccatctatttgccatgaagtgatgggaccagatgccgtgatcttcattttttgagttgaattttaaaacagccttttccattctccttttgccttcatcaagaggctccttagttcttctttgctttctgccataagggtgatgctatctgaggttactgatatttctcccagcaatcttaattccagcttgtgcttcatctagcccagcatttcacatgatatactctgcatataagttgaataagtagGGAGACATAATTGACATAGTCTTgacatagccttgacatactcctttctcaatttggaaccagtctgttttcccatgaccagttctaactgttgcttcttgacctgcatacaagtttcccaggaggcaggtaaggtggtctggtatttccatctcttttgaatgttccacagtttattgtgatctacacagtcagaggctttagcatagtcaatgaagcagaaggagatgtttttctggaagtctcttgctttttttatgacccaacagatgttggcagtttgatctctgccttttctaaatccagcttgaatatctggaagttctcggttcaggtactgtttttgcctagtttggagaattttcaccattattttgctagcatatgaaatgagtgcaattgtgtggtagtttgagtggCTAACcctggatctagttccctcactcTAAATTCCTGGGGAAAGTCAGTTTTCAGAATTTTGGCTTCTAAAGTGAATGACAGTTTTTGTCTAATATCAAGAATCATGTGGCAGAAAAGAGGATCAGATGATGTagcaaaattcattttaatttaactCCTTCACATTTACTTCCTTCTTTTTACCTTATGCATGCTGTCCACTGGATAAGTCATACAAAGTATGCTTTCTGCCACCTCAATGATTCCTGAGTCATTTCTATTAAGCTCTTGGAGAATCATACTGCTAGGTTTATGTCACTTCAATGTTCAGAGGATGTTCTTAGCAAAAATTGGCCACTGTATCTGAATTTTCAATCTTAATTTTTGATGACCATCTAACCAGAAACCCACTGACTGTTTTACCTCTATTTATAACTCTTCACATCTAATGGTGACTCTACATCCTGATTTATTTTGATTTGTCTGCCTTCCTCAAAATTTTCAATGCCATATCACACATGGAATAAAAACTTCACAAATGTTTTAATCACTTGGGgaacatttataaaatacatattactaGATGTAATCTATGAGCTACTGAATCAATTTCTACAATAATACCTCAGAATCTATATTTTGTACCAAAACTCCCCCAGACAATCCTGTTATGTAATATGGTACAGAAATCCCTGCATAAATGTTCCAGTTTACTGATCAATATTTATGACACCAGGGTTTTCACCCTGCAGCCTATTTTCTACAgtcaagtatttattttaaaaaaatggtgaaGACACTCCACGTCTCAAAAATTTTCAATGTCTGTCTATTCcttgaagaagaaaatttaaggTCTTTCACATGGCATTCAATTCATTTTATAATCCAGGGCCTTCTAAcatcctgggctttttttttttggctgcactgggtcttcgttgctgcatgaaggttttctctagttgtggtgagtgggggctacttttcACTGTGGTATGCAAGCTTCTCAtggcactggcttctcttgttccagagcacaggctctagggcccaaggacttcagtagctgtggcgcaagggctcagtagttgtcatGAACGGGCTGAGTtgccccatggcctgtgggatcttcctgggccaaggatcacacccatgtcccctgcattgcaaagcacaTTCTTAACACCTGGGTCACTAAGGAAGCTCCACCTCTTTACTTTTGATGCATAATGTCTTAATCTCTCCTCTTTTATACCTGTTAATTATTGTAcatactttgaaataaaatatttgcatttttctaatgtaATAATTTTCTAAATACTTTTCATGCATTTTAGAAGAGTAAGTAAAATAAAGGGCATTCAGGCTAGTGTATggttttatttcaattattttcaccaaagtttttttcttaaatgattgATGACTGTCCTTTTTATATTCACTATATTTGATTTCAGAGGCCTTCTATTAAGGATATGGAAAGGAAAAATGCAACACAGCTGACAGAGTTTGTTCTCACAGGACTTACATATCAACCAGAATGGCAAATCCCTCTGTTCGTGCTCTTCTTGGTTATATACATCTTCACTATCATggggaacctgggtttgattgccGTCATCTGGAATGACCCTCACcttcacacccccatgtacttatTCCTTGGGAGTTTAGCCTGTGTGGATACTTGGTTATCCTCCACAGTGGTCCCCAAGATGCTGGTCAACATCTTCACCAAGAACAAGAGGATCTTTCTCTCTGAATGCATAGTGCAATTCTTTTCCTTTGGAGTCAGTGGAACCACAGAATGTTTTCTGCTGGCAACAATGTCATATGATCGTTATGTAGCCATATGCAATCCATTACTTTATCCAGCAATTATGACTAACAGACTATGCATGCGAATGTTAATTTCATCCCTTTCAGGTGGCCTTCTTCACACCTTACTTCATGCATGTTTTTTATTCAGATTAACCTTTTGTAATTCTAACATCATACATCAATTTTATTGTGACATCATGCCATTGTTTAAAATTTCTTGTACTGATCCTTCTGTCAATGTTCTgatgatatttattttctctggttCAATTCAAGTGTTCACCATCCTTATTATTCTTGTCTCTTATACACTAGTTCTCTTTACGATTTTAAGGAAGAAGTCTGCACAAGGCATAAGGAAAGCGTTCTCCACCTGTGGTGCCCACCTCCTATCTGTCTCCTTATACTATGGGAGTCTTCTTTTCATGTATGTGCTCCCTGGATCCACACGAGCAGATGATCGAGATATGATGGACTCTCTATTTTACACTGTCATAATTCCTTTCTTAAATCCAATTATCTACAGcctgagaaataagaaagtcaaAAATTCACTGACAAAAATGTTAAAGAGAAATATTTAGATCCAATACTAATATGTGTATTCCTCCttgaaaacaacacaaaactaTGTAGATTAGAGTTCAGTTTTGTTTGCATTCATAACTACCCTATTATTTTAATGACAAGATTTCAGTACTCAATAAATTCTTTAAGGTATTTATATACCTTATTAAAAGAGACGGAATTTTAATCAAATGTTCATATCATGCTAAAATAAGTGAAGCAGAATTTAAAATGggaaattccctggctgtccagtgcttaggactacACATCATCAGTGCTgatggcctgggtttgatccctggtctagaaaCTAACATACTACaggctgcatggcacagccaaataaattaaaatgaaaaaaactttaCATGCTTGTATattcctcattgtggtttttaaagtagatttattAAACATGTATTAAGCACTGaaatatgggtttcccaggtgacacagaggTAAAAGGACATGCCTGCTAGTGCGGGAGACATAGCAGATGTGGtctggatctctgggtcaggaagatcccttgcaggaggaaacggcaacctgctccagtattcttgcctggaaaattccatggacagaggagatgggcgagtccatggggtcacaaagagttggatattacTGAGCAAATGAGCGCACAAGTACTAAAACCTCTGAAAAATACTTGAGATGGGATCTTTGATagtaatacattctttttttttaattttaattttttttattttttaaatttaaaaatctttaattcttacatgcgttcccaaacatgaacccccctcccacctccctccccacaacatctctctgggtataGCCTGGAGACTCATATCACATTTAACTTCACATAGTGGGCATTTTTGTGTTTGAGTAAACAGAGGTAAACCCCAGGAATATTGCCAGACATCATTCAAGGTTTTATTCTACTTTATTTGGTCCCTGGTGATCCTGCTTCATATGGATTCAATTCTCATatgacacagaaaaataaactgaagagGAAAGTAATGAAAACCATGTGAAGGGAGTTAAAACATTGAAGGGCAGGCCAAACCATATGAGATGCTCTTAACTCAGTGTGCTTCTATAAGGAGGTAAAAGTAAATTACTTCTACTGTCTataaaggacttccctgctggctcagacggtaaagcatctgtatacaatgcgggagacccgggttcaaaccctgggttgggaagatcccctggagaaggaaatggcaatccagtctaggactattgcctggaaagtcccacggacagaggagcctggtaggctacagcccatggggttgcaaagagtcggacatgactgagccacttcacttcacttcaccatctATAATGCCTTCTAAGGCCCTTTTCAGCTGTGTCTGTTGCTGGGTAACTGAAAATCTTCACTAATTCAGGAAGCTAAGAGTTCAGACTGAATGACTAAGTTGGGATGGGTATGGGAAGAAGAGAAATTGGAGAATAGGAAGGAAATGGTCTCAATCttcctaaagttaaaaaaaaaaagtttgtaagCTAAAGAAGTCAGTAgtatataacatttatttaaatgtggataagaaagctgtggtacatatacacaatggagtattactcagccgttaaaaagaattcatttgaatcagttctgatgagatggatgaaactggagccaattatacagagtgaagtaagccagaaagaaaaacaccaatacagtatactaacagatatatatggaatttaggaagatggcaatgatgaccctgtatgcaagacaggaaaaaagacacagatgtgtataacggacttttggactcagagggagagggagagggtgggatgatttgggagaatgggaattctaacttgtatactgtcatgtaagaattgaatcgccagtccatgtctgacgtagggtgcagcttgcttggggcaggtgcatggggatgacccagagagatgttgtggggagggaggtgggaggggggttcatgtttgggaacgcatgcaagaattaaagattttaaaatttaaaaaaaaataaaaaaattaaaaaaaaaatgtgttgttaACCTCAAaggtttttaaatgtatattatcaAAGTTCAAATAATGTCAATAGCATGATATCATAGTTCCCAATGTGTTGGTGGCAAAGACATGAAAATGAGCAAAAATCTGGATAGTTTCTGTCTTAAAAGTCCTTGAAAATTGGCTTTTCTCACATTGCATATTATTTAAGTATGATAAGTGATACATTTCCAGATCCATGCCCGCCCTTCTCTCAACACTGAAATTTCACACACACTCCTACTGATTCCACTCAGGTCCACACCTTCAAAATTATCAGTGTCTGTGATCTGTAAAACTCTAGTTATTGATTCCTCCATGTTGCtaatatttccttcctttccaaACACAACTGTCAGATTAACCTTTAGAAACAGGACTGTAATTAGACCATATCATTCTTCAATTACTTTTAAAGGATTGTCATTGCTACCAGATTGTAAGCAAACATGATAAATGTATCTAGAGTTGTAGATATACAGATGCactgtaattattttttcatgtgtatgcagattatatgatatataaacaaaagtacaaatatttgtatatattgaaatgtatctatatatacagattatattatatataaatacactacCTAACCATCTATCTATTCTCTATCCAGCATTTGTTCACTCTGACAATATCTGAAGTCCTTTCAAATAAAACCTTAGTTTAACTTAgttcaaactggaaaattcttcctcCACGATTCTCCTATGTTATATTCAA
This genomic window contains:
- the LOC102173504 gene encoding olfactory receptor 5H8-like, giving the protein MERKNATQLTEFVLTGLTYQPEWQIPLFVLFLVIYIFTIMGNLGLIAVIWNDPHLHTPMYLFLGSLACVDTWLSSTVVPKMLVNIFTKNKRIFLSECIVQFFSFGVSGTTECFLLATMSYDRYVAICNPLLYPAIMTNRLCMRMLISSLSGGLLHTLLHACFLFRLTFCNSNIIHQFYCDIMPLFKISCTDPSVNVLMIFIFSGSIQVFTILIILVSYTLVLFTILRKKSAQGIRKAFSTCGAHLLSVSLYYGSLLFMYVLPGSTRADDRDMMDSLFYTVIIPFLNPIIYSLRNKKVKNSLTKMLKRNI